One segment of Pseudomonas sp. FP2196 DNA contains the following:
- a CDS encoding HDOD domain-containing protein, giving the protein MSELADKVQQDLVEAIDNDDLVLPTLPEVALQIRKAAEDPEISVSDLSKVIGRDTALSARLIKVVNSPLLRAAQEVTDLHTAITRLGINYSSNLAIGLVMEQIFHARSEVVEQKMREVWRKSLEIAGVSYALCRRYTQLKPDQAALGGLVHQIGVLPILTYAEDHYELLSDPVSLNHVIDHIHPLLGDKLLRVWEFPERLVELPGRYQDFKRDSKEIDYVDLVQVASLYCHKDTDHPFGRIDPLSVPAFRKLGIDPENKALCEDLEESRTMFY; this is encoded by the coding sequence ATGAGCGAACTGGCGGATAAGGTCCAACAGGATTTGGTTGAGGCCATCGATAACGATGACCTGGTTCTGCCCACGTTGCCGGAGGTGGCCCTGCAAATTCGCAAGGCCGCTGAAGATCCGGAAATCAGCGTCAGCGACCTGAGCAAAGTGATCGGCCGCGACACGGCGCTTTCAGCGCGCCTGATCAAAGTGGTCAACAGCCCCCTGCTGCGTGCAGCCCAGGAAGTCACCGACCTGCACACCGCCATCACCCGCCTGGGCATCAATTACAGCAGCAATCTGGCGATCGGCCTGGTGATGGAACAGATTTTCCACGCCCGTTCCGAAGTGGTGGAACAGAAAATGCGCGAAGTCTGGCGCAAGAGCCTGGAAATCGCCGGGGTCAGTTATGCGTTGTGCCGCCGCTACACACAGCTCAAGCCTGATCAGGCGGCATTGGGCGGGCTGGTGCATCAGATCGGCGTGCTGCCGATTCTGACCTACGCCGAAGACCACTACGAACTACTGTCCGATCCGGTCAGCCTCAACCATGTGATCGACCATATTCATCCGCTGCTGGGCGACAAACTGTTGCGGGTCTGGGAGTTTCCGGAGCGGTTGGTGGAGTTGCCGGGGCGCTATCAGGACTTCAAACGCGACTCGAAAGAGATCGATTACGTCGATCTGGTGCAGGTAGCGAGTCTGTATTGCCACAAGGACACCGATCATCCATTCGGGCGCATTGACCCGCTCAGTGTGCCCGCGTTCAGAAAGCTTGGAATCGATCCGGAAAACAAGGCGCTGTGCGAAGATCTGGAAGAATCGCGGACGATGTTTTACTGA
- the rpoE gene encoding RNA polymerase sigma factor RpoE, translating to MLTQEEDQQLVERVQRGDKRAFDLLVLKYQHKILGLIVRFVHDTHEAQDVAQEAFIKAYRALGNFRGDSAFYTWLYRIAINTAKNYLVSRGRRPPDSDVSSEDAEFYDGDHGLKDLESPERALLRDEIEGTVHRTIQQLPEDLRTALTLREFDGLSYEDIASVMQCPVGTVRSRIFRAREAIDKALQPLLQEN from the coding sequence ATGCTAACCCAGGAAGAGGATCAGCAGCTGGTCGAGCGCGTTCAGCGTGGCGACAAGCGAGCTTTCGATCTGCTGGTGCTGAAATATCAGCACAAAATTCTCGGGTTGATCGTGCGTTTTGTGCACGACACCCATGAAGCCCAGGACGTGGCTCAGGAAGCCTTTATCAAGGCGTATCGAGCACTTGGAAACTTTCGCGGTGACAGTGCGTTTTATACGTGGCTGTACCGTATTGCCATTAACACGGCAAAGAATTATCTGGTTTCACGCGGCCGTCGGCCGCCGGATAGCGATGTAAGTTCCGAAGATGCAGAGTTCTACGACGGCGATCACGGCCTCAAGGACCTCGAGTCACCAGAACGGGCATTGCTGCGGGATGAGATCGAAGGCACCGTCCATCGAACCATTCAGCAACTGCCAGAGGATTTGCGTACGGCTTTAACTTTACGTGAATTCGATGGTCTGAGTTACGAGGACATTGCGAGCGTCATGCAATGTCCGGTGGGTACCGTGCGCTCCCGGATTTTCCGCGCTCGGGAGGCCATCGATAAAGCCCTGCAACCGTTGTTGCAGGAAAACTGA
- a CDS encoding response regulator — MRVLLVEDHLQLAESVAQALKSTGLTVDVLHDGVAADLALGSEEYAVAILDVGLPRMDGFEVLARLRARGKNLPVLMLTARSDVKDRVHGLNLGADDYLAKPFELTELEARVKALLRRSVLGGERQQRCGVLAYDLDTRRFTLGEELLTLTSREQAVLEALIARPGRVMSKEQLASQVFGLDEEASPDAIEIYVHRLRKKLDGHPVAIVTFRGLGYLLESRDA, encoded by the coding sequence ATGCGTGTGCTGCTTGTCGAAGACCATCTGCAACTGGCCGAAAGTGTCGCCCAGGCGCTCAAGAGCACCGGTCTGACCGTGGATGTGTTGCACGATGGCGTGGCCGCCGACCTGGCGCTTGGCAGTGAGGAATACGCCGTGGCGATCCTTGATGTCGGCCTGCCGCGCATGGATGGTTTTGAAGTACTGGCGCGGTTGCGTGCGCGCGGAAAAAACTTGCCGGTGCTGATGCTGACCGCGCGCAGTGACGTGAAAGATCGGGTGCATGGCCTCAATCTCGGCGCCGACGATTATCTGGCCAAGCCTTTCGAGCTGACTGAACTGGAAGCGCGGGTCAAAGCCCTGTTGCGCCGTAGTGTGCTCGGCGGCGAACGCCAACAGCGCTGCGGCGTGCTGGCCTATGACCTCGACACCCGGCGCTTCACCCTCGGTGAGGAATTGCTGACCTTGACCTCTCGTGAGCAAGCTGTGCTCGAAGCGCTGATCGCCCGGCCGGGGCGGGTGATGAGCAAGGAGCAATTGGCATCGCAAGTGTTCGGCCTCGACGAAGAGGCCAGCCCCGACGCGATCGAAATCTACGTGCACCGTTTGCGCAAGAAACTCGACGGTCACCCGGTGGCGATCGTGACCTTCCGTGGCCTCGGCTATCTGCTGGAAAGCCGCGATGCATAA
- a CDS encoding succinate dehydrogenase assembly factor 2, with protein MVEQVELNRLFWHSRRGMLELDVLLVPFVKEVYAGLNQVDRDLYVRLLECEDQDMFGWFMERSESEDPELQRMVRMILDRVQPK; from the coding sequence ATGGTCGAACAAGTTGAACTCAATCGCCTCTTTTGGCACAGCCGTCGCGGCATGCTTGAACTTGACGTGTTGCTGGTGCCGTTCGTGAAAGAGGTTTATGCAGGCCTGAATCAGGTGGATCGCGATTTGTACGTGCGCCTGCTGGAGTGCGAGGATCAAGACATGTTCGGCTGGTTCATGGAGCGCAGCGAATCCGAAGATCCCGAGCTGCAGCGCATGGTTCGCATGATTCTGGATCGTGTCCAGCCCAAGTAA
- a CDS encoding folate-binding protein YgfZ, which produces MADSAFFCTLSHEGVLAVRGADAGKFLQGQLTCNINYLSDTQASLGARCTQKGRMQSSFRILLESDGVLLAMASELLEPQLADLKKYAVFSKSKLTDESAAWVRFGLAHGDASLASLGLDLPAETDSVVRNEGLIAIRVSPDRAELWVPADQAETIKGTLSAALPEGELNQWLLGQIRAGIGQVMPSTRELFIPQMLNLQAVGGVSFKKGCYTGQEIVARMQYLGKLKRRLYRLSLEAGELPEPGTQLFAPSHNSSIGEVVLAANAGQNIELLAVLQAEAAEAGDLHLGTLEGPSLHLLDLPYELDRDREIQR; this is translated from the coding sequence ATGGCCGATTCTGCTTTTTTCTGCACCCTGTCTCATGAAGGCGTTCTCGCGGTTCGCGGCGCGGATGCCGGAAAATTCCTGCAAGGCCAGCTGACCTGCAATATCAATTATCTGAGCGACACCCAGGCCAGCCTCGGCGCGCGCTGCACGCAGAAAGGCCGGATGCAGTCGAGTTTCCGCATTCTGCTGGAAAGTGACGGCGTGCTGCTGGCGATGGCCAGCGAGCTGCTGGAGCCACAATTGGCGGATCTGAAAAAGTACGCCGTGTTCTCCAAATCCAAACTTACCGACGAAAGCGCCGCCTGGGTGCGCTTCGGTCTGGCGCATGGTGATGCAAGCCTGGCCAGTCTCGGCCTGGATCTGCCGGCCGAAACCGACAGTGTTGTACGCAACGAAGGTCTGATCGCGATTCGCGTCTCGCCGGATCGCGCCGAACTCTGGGTGCCGGCCGATCAAGCCGAAACCATCAAAGGCACGTTGTCCGCAGCCCTGCCTGAAGGTGAGTTGAATCAATGGCTGCTGGGGCAGATCCGCGCCGGTATCGGCCAGGTCATGCCAAGCACCCGCGAGCTGTTCATCCCGCAGATGCTCAATCTGCAGGCCGTGGGCGGCGTGAGCTTCAAGAAAGGCTGCTACACCGGCCAGGAAATCGTCGCGCGCATGCAGTACCTGGGCAAACTCAAGCGCCGTCTGTATCGCTTGAGCCTGGAGGCAGGGGAATTGCCGGAGCCGGGCACCCAGTTGTTCGCGCCGAGCCACAACAGTTCCATCGGCGAAGTCGTACTGGCCGCCAACGCCGGGCAAAATATTGAACTGCTGGCGGTGTTGCAGGCCGAAGCTGCCGAAGCGGGCGATCTGCATCTGGGCACCCTTGAAGGGCCCTCGCTGCATTTGCTCGATTTGCCCTACGAACTGGATCGCGACCGCGAAATCCAGCGCTGA
- a CDS encoding sigma-E factor negative regulatory protein, whose product MSREALQESLSAVMDNEADELELRRVINALDDVETRETWARYQIARAAMHKDLLLPRLDIAAAVSAALEDESAPAKVSRSPWRNLGRLAVAASVTVAVLAGVRLYNQDEIAGVELAQQSNQPTLATPQVKGPAVLAGYSESSEATGPMANGVLQGQPGWHDQRLPGYLRQHAQQAALKGTESALPYARAASLENR is encoded by the coding sequence ATGAGTCGTGAAGCCCTGCAGGAATCGCTGTCCGCAGTGATGGATAACGAAGCGGACGAACTGGAATTGCGTCGAGTGATCAATGCACTGGACGACGTAGAAACCCGTGAGACCTGGGCTCGTTACCAGATCGCTCGGGCAGCCATGCACAAGGATTTGCTGCTGCCACGTCTGGATATCGCTGCGGCAGTGTCTGCTGCGCTGGAAGACGAATCGGCTCCGGCCAAAGTATCCCGTAGCCCGTGGCGAAACCTTGGCCGTCTGGCTGTTGCAGCCTCGGTCACGGTTGCCGTTCTGGCCGGTGTGCGCCTGTACAACCAGGACGAGATTGCTGGCGTCGAACTGGCGCAGCAATCCAACCAGCCAACCCTGGCCACTCCACAGGTCAAAGGTCCGGCTGTTCTGGCAGGCTATAGTGAGAGTTCGGAAGCCACTGGCCCTATGGCCAACGGCGTACTGCAAGGTCAACCAGGCTGGCATGATCAGCGTCTGCCAGGCTATCTGCGTCAGCACGCTCAACAGGCTGCGCTGAAGGGTACTGAAAGCGCGCTGCCATATGCACGTGCAGCAAGCTTGGAAAACCGTTAA
- a CDS encoding MucB/RseB C-terminal domain-containing protein, which produces MRAIPLLSLLLSGWFIVPAHADEAQDWLTRLGQAEQQQSFHGTFVYERNGSFSTHNIWHRVQNGQVRERLLQLDGSAQEVVRIDGHTQCVSGTLIAGLGDSPSSAARPLDPQKLKNWYDLAVIGKSRVAGRDAVIVSLTPRDQHRYGFELHLDKKTGLPLKSLLLNDKGQLLERFQFTSLDTDDVPSDKDLLADADCKPITIDSDKASAVKTAQTWHSDWLPPGFELTSSTSHKDPETKIQVNSLLYDDGLARFSVFLEPLNGATVTDTRTQLGPTVAVSRRLTTPDGEMMVTVVGEIPIGTAERIALSMRNTDGAATSKQ; this is translated from the coding sequence ATGCGCGCCATACCTCTACTTTCGCTTCTGCTGAGTGGCTGGTTCATTGTTCCAGCCCACGCTGACGAGGCCCAGGACTGGTTGACCCGTCTGGGCCAGGCCGAGCAGCAGCAAAGCTTCCACGGTACTTTCGTTTACGAGCGTAATGGTAGTTTTTCTACCCACAACATCTGGCATCGCGTCCAGAATGGCCAGGTCCGCGAGCGTTTACTCCAGCTCGACGGTTCGGCACAGGAAGTCGTGCGCATTGATGGACATACTCAATGCGTAAGCGGCACCCTGATTGCCGGGTTGGGAGATTCTCCCAGCTCTGCCGCTCGTCCTCTCGATCCGCAAAAGCTGAAAAACTGGTATGACCTTGCTGTCATCGGCAAGTCGCGCGTAGCTGGAAGAGACGCAGTGATCGTATCGCTGACGCCTCGGGACCAGCATCGTTACGGTTTTGAGTTGCATCTGGACAAGAAGACCGGTCTGCCGCTGAAGTCGCTGCTGTTGAACGACAAAGGGCAGTTGCTCGAACGATTCCAGTTCACCAGTCTTGATACGGATGATGTTCCGTCGGACAAAGATTTATTGGCTGATGCCGACTGCAAGCCGATTACTATCGATAGTGACAAGGCTTCTGCGGTGAAGACGGCTCAGACTTGGCACTCTGACTGGCTACCGCCAGGTTTCGAGCTGACCAGCAGCACCTCGCACAAAGACCCGGAAACCAAAATTCAGGTCAACAGCCTGCTTTATGACGACGGTCTCGCGCGCTTTTCGGTATTCCTTGAGCCTTTGAACGGCGCGACCGTTACCGACACGCGGACGCAATTGGGTCCGACCGTCGCTGTTTCACGTCGACTCACGACGCCTGATGGCGAAATGATGGTCACGGTGGTCGGTGAGATTCCGATTGGTACTGCCGAACGAATTGCTCTGTCGATGCGCAACACCGATGGCGCTGCAACCAGCAAGCAGTGA
- a CDS encoding protein YgfX, translating into MSSPSNTFECRWHASRQLLAAYLLAQSFALGSLFLLSIPLWASLTGAFACLLHGFYVIPRQILLSHPKAFRGLRRDADGWQLWSRADGWRAVQLRPDSLALPLIVVLRFRLRGEWRVRSICVPRDSQAADLHRRLRVRLKFSRRRWAAPE; encoded by the coding sequence GTGTCCAGCCCAAGTAATACGTTCGAATGCCGCTGGCATGCCTCACGGCAGCTGCTGGCGGCGTATCTGTTGGCCCAGTCGTTCGCGCTGGGCTCTTTGTTTCTGCTTTCAATTCCACTCTGGGCCAGTCTGACAGGGGCTTTCGCTTGCCTGCTTCACGGTTTTTACGTGATCCCACGGCAGATTCTATTGAGTCATCCCAAAGCATTTCGTGGCTTGCGTCGAGATGCCGATGGTTGGCAGTTGTGGAGTCGGGCGGATGGCTGGCGGGCGGTGCAACTACGACCGGACAGCCTGGCGCTGCCATTGATCGTGGTGCTGCGCTTTCGTTTGCGCGGGGAATGGCGGGTCAGATCGATCTGCGTACCACGCGACTCGCAAGCGGCGGATTTGCACCGACGCCTGCGTGTGCGGCTCAAGTTCAGCCGGCGTAGGTGGGCGGCACCAGAATAG
- a CDS encoding tripartite tricarboxylate transporter substrate binding protein: MNLSLRKVALAASCVLFAGQLMAEPKRPECIAPASPGGGFDLTCKLAQSALVNEKLLSKPMRVTYMPGGVGAVAYNAVVAQRPADAGTLVAWSSGSLLNLAQGKFGRFDETNVRWLAAVGTSYGAIAVKSDSPYKTLDDLVQALKKDPGSVVIGSGGTVGSQDWMQTALIAKAAGINPRDLRYVALEGGGEIATALLGGHIQVGSTDISDSMPHIQSGDMRLLAVFSEKRLDEPEMKGIPTAKEQGYDIVWPVVRGFYLGPKVSDEDYAWWKDAFDKLLASEEFAKLRDQRELFPFAMTGPELDTYVKKQVADYKVLAKEFGLIQ, translated from the coding sequence ATGAACCTATCACTGCGTAAAGTGGCACTCGCTGCCAGTTGTGTCCTGTTCGCCGGCCAACTCATGGCCGAACCGAAACGTCCTGAATGCATCGCCCCGGCCTCGCCGGGCGGCGGTTTCGACCTGACCTGCAAACTGGCGCAGAGCGCGCTGGTCAACGAAAAACTGCTGAGCAAACCGATGCGCGTCACCTACATGCCCGGCGGCGTCGGCGCGGTGGCGTACAACGCCGTGGTCGCACAACGCCCGGCGGATGCCGGCACGTTGGTGGCGTGGTCCAGCGGTTCGTTGCTGAACCTGGCCCAGGGCAAGTTCGGGCGTTTCGATGAAACCAATGTGCGCTGGCTCGCAGCGGTCGGCACCAGCTACGGCGCCATCGCGGTGAAAAGCGATTCGCCCTACAAGACCCTCGACGATCTCGTTCAGGCATTGAAGAAAGATCCAGGCTCTGTGGTGATCGGTTCCGGCGGCACAGTCGGCAGCCAGGACTGGATGCAGACCGCGCTGATCGCCAAGGCTGCCGGGATCAACCCGCGTGACCTGCGTTACGTCGCCCTCGAAGGTGGCGGCGAGATCGCCACCGCCCTGCTCGGCGGTCACATCCAGGTCGGCAGCACCGACATCTCCGACTCCATGCCGCACATTCAGAGCGGTGATATGCGCTTGTTGGCGGTGTTCTCCGAGAAGCGTCTAGACGAGCCGGAAATGAAGGGCATTCCGACCGCCAAGGAGCAAGGCTACGACATCGTCTGGCCGGTGGTGCGCGGCTTCTACCTCGGGCCAAAAGTCAGCGATGAAGACTACGCCTGGTGGAAAGACGCGTTCGACAAACTGCTGGCCTCCGAAGAGTTCGCCAAGCTGCGCGATCAGCGTGAACTGTTCCCGTTCGCCATGACTGGCCCGGAACTGGACACCTACGTGAAGAAGCAGGTCGCGGACTACAAAGTGCTGGCCAAAGAGTTCGGCCTGATCCAGTGA
- the nadB gene encoding L-aspartate oxidase has product MSQQFQHDVLVIGSGAAGLSLALTLPGHLRIAVLSKGDLANGSTFWAQGGVAAVLDDTDTVESHVNDTLNAGGGLCHEDAVRFTVEHSREAIQWLIDQGVPFTRDEQSGTEDGGFEFHLTREGGHSHRRIIHAADATGAAIFKTLLAQAKERSNIELLEQRVAVDLITERRLGLDGERCLGAYVLNRATGEVDTYGARFVILASGGAAKVYLYTSNPDGACGDGIAMAWRSGCRVANLEFNQFHPTCLYHPQAKSFLITEALRGEGAHLKLPNGERFMYRFDKRAELAPRDIVARAIDHEMKRLGVDCVYLDISHKPEAFIKSHFPTVYERCLGFGIDITQQPIPVVPAAHYTCGGVMVDQNGRTDVPGLYAIGETSFTGLHGANRMASNSLLECFVYARSAAADILAQLDDVTTPNALPVWDASQVTDSDEDVIIAHNWDELRRFMWDYVGIVRTNKRLQRAQHRVRLLLDEIDEFYSNYKVSRDLIELRNLAQVAELMICSAMERKESRGLHYTLDYPDLLPEALDTILVPPTYAG; this is encoded by the coding sequence ATGAGCCAACAGTTCCAACACGATGTTCTGGTCATTGGCAGCGGTGCTGCCGGTTTGAGTCTCGCGCTGACCCTGCCAGGTCACTTGCGCATTGCCGTTTTGAGTAAGGGCGATCTCGCCAATGGTTCGACGTTCTGGGCTCAGGGCGGCGTCGCTGCCGTGCTGGACGATACCGACACTGTCGAATCCCACGTTAATGACACCCTGAACGCCGGCGGCGGTCTGTGCCATGAAGACGCCGTTCGCTTCACCGTCGAGCACAGCCGTGAAGCCATCCAGTGGCTGATCGACCAAGGCGTTCCGTTCACCCGTGATGAACAATCCGGCACTGAAGACGGCGGCTTCGAATTTCACCTGACCCGCGAAGGCGGCCACAGTCATCGCCGAATCATTCATGCCGCCGATGCTACCGGCGCCGCGATCTTCAAAACCCTGCTGGCCCAAGCGAAAGAGCGTTCAAACATCGAATTGTTGGAACAGCGAGTAGCCGTTGATCTGATTACCGAGCGACGTCTGGGCCTGGACGGCGAGCGCTGCCTCGGTGCCTACGTGCTGAACCGCGCCACCGGCGAAGTCGATACCTACGGCGCACGCTTCGTGATTCTGGCCTCGGGTGGCGCGGCCAAGGTCTACCTCTATACCAGTAACCCCGACGGCGCTTGTGGTGATGGCATCGCCATGGCCTGGCGCTCGGGCTGCCGGGTGGCGAATCTGGAGTTCAACCAGTTCCATCCCACCTGCCTGTATCACCCACAGGCCAAAAGCTTCCTCATCACCGAAGCCCTGCGTGGCGAAGGCGCGCATTTGAAGCTGCCGAATGGCGAACGCTTCATGTATCGCTTCGACAAGCGCGCCGAACTGGCACCACGCGACATCGTTGCCCGAGCCATCGACCATGAAATGAAGCGTCTGGGCGTCGATTGCGTTTATCTCGACATCAGCCACAAACCCGAGGCCTTCATTAAAAGTCACTTCCCGACTGTTTATGAGCGCTGCCTCGGTTTCGGCATCGACATCACTCAACAACCGATCCCGGTCGTACCCGCAGCCCATTACACCTGTGGTGGCGTGATGGTCGACCAAAACGGCCGCACCGATGTGCCAGGCTTGTACGCCATTGGCGAAACCAGTTTCACCGGCCTGCACGGCGCCAACCGCATGGCCAGCAACTCGTTGCTGGAATGTTTCGTCTACGCCCGCTCGGCGGCGGCGGACATTCTGGCGCAACTGGATGATGTGACAACGCCGAACGCCCTGCCCGTCTGGGACGCCAGCCAGGTGACCGACTCCGACGAAGACGTGATCATTGCGCACAACTGGGATGAACTGCGCCGGTTCATGTGGGACTACGTTGGCATCGTGCGCACCAACAAGCGCCTGCAACGGGCCCAGCACCGCGTGCGCCTGTTGCTGGACGAGATCGACGAGTTCTACAGCAACTATAAAGTCAGTCGCGACCTGATCGAGCTGCGCAATCTCGCCCAGGTCGCCGAGCTAATGATTTGCTCAGCCATGGAGCGCAAGGAAAGTCGCGGCCTGCATTACACCCTCGACTATCCGGACCTGCTGCCCGAGGCACTCGACACTATTCTGGTGCCGCCCACCTACGCCGGCTGA
- a CDS encoding sensor histidine kinase — protein sequence MHKPSSLRWRLLWNLALLLVVLMLASGLSAYWNGREAADTAYDRTLLASARTIAAGLSQRDGTLSADVPYVALDTFAYDSAGRIYYQVNDIHQKLISGYENLPGPPSGTPRTDDYPALARFYNATYKGQNVRVVSLLKAVTEPNMNGMAEIRVAETDEARVSMARSLAADTLLRLGMLAIGALLLVWFAVSAALRPLERLRTAVEERQPDDLRPLPLVEVQHELWPLVRGLNHFTERLRGQFERQAQFIADAAHELRTPLAALKARLELGLRSNEPETWRTTLESSAQSTDRLTHLANQLLSLARVENGARAIAEGGAQLLDLSQLARELGMAMAPLAHKRGVALALEADEPVWLRGEPTLLNELLSNLVDNALAHTPPGGNVILRVTAPAVLEVEDDGPGIPLEERERVFERFYRRNQQVAGSGLGLAIVGEICRAHLAQISLHDGEQAGLKVRVSFIAG from the coding sequence ATGCATAAGCCCAGCAGCCTGCGCTGGCGGTTGCTGTGGAACCTTGCGCTGCTGCTGGTGGTGCTGATGCTCGCCAGTGGCTTGAGTGCTTACTGGAATGGTCGCGAAGCGGCCGATACCGCGTATGACCGCACCTTGCTGGCCTCGGCGCGAACCATCGCCGCCGGCCTGTCGCAACGAGATGGCACCCTCAGTGCCGACGTGCCTTACGTGGCACTCGATACGTTCGCTTACGACAGTGCCGGGCGGATTTATTATCAGGTCAACGACATCCATCAGAAGCTGATTTCCGGCTACGAAAACCTCCCCGGGCCGCCGTCCGGCACGCCAAGAACTGACGACTATCCGGCGCTGGCGCGTTTCTACAACGCCACCTACAAGGGCCAGAATGTTCGGGTGGTCAGTCTGCTTAAAGCGGTAACCGAGCCGAACATGAACGGCATGGCGGAAATCCGTGTCGCCGAAACTGATGAAGCCCGGGTCAGCATGGCCCGCAGTCTGGCCGCCGACACCTTATTGCGTTTGGGCATGCTGGCGATTGGCGCGTTGCTGTTGGTGTGGTTCGCGGTCAGCGCGGCGTTGCGACCGCTGGAGCGTTTGCGCACGGCAGTGGAGGAACGCCAGCCCGACGACTTGCGGCCCTTGCCGTTGGTGGAAGTGCAGCATGAACTTTGGCCGCTGGTGCGTGGGCTTAACCATTTCACCGAGCGCCTGCGTGGCCAGTTCGAGCGGCAAGCGCAGTTCATCGCCGATGCGGCGCATGAGTTGCGTACGCCATTGGCAGCGTTGAAGGCGCGGCTGGAATTGGGCCTGCGCTCGAATGAACCTGAAACCTGGCGCACAACCCTGGAATCGTCAGCGCAAAGCACGGATCGCCTGACCCATTTGGCCAATCAGTTGCTGTCGCTGGCGCGGGTTGAAAACGGCGCCCGGGCTATTGCGGAGGGCGGCGCACAGTTGCTCGATCTGAGCCAATTGGCGCGGGAACTGGGCATGGCCATGGCGCCGCTGGCGCACAAACGCGGCGTGGCGCTGGCGCTTGAGGCGGATGAGCCGGTGTGGCTGCGGGGTGAGCCGACGCTGCTCAATGAGTTACTGAGCAATCTGGTGGATAACGCGCTGGCGCATACGCCGCCAGGCGGCAATGTGATTTTGCGTGTGACGGCGCCAGCGGTGCTTGAAGTTGAAGACGACGGGCCGGGGATTCCGCTGGAGGAGCGTGAGCGGGTGTTTGAGCGGTTCTACCGGCGTAATCAGCAGGTGGCGGGTTCAGGGTTGGGGTTGGCGATTGTTGGCGAGATTTGCCGGGCGCATCTGGCGCAGATCAGCTTGCATGATGGTGAGCAGGCGGGGTTGAAGGTGCGGGTGAGTTTTATCGCTGGCTAA
- a CDS encoding OprD family porin → MPSLQTKATTPVRPSRFSHATLVSAAALAGFSQLSFADFIEDSSATFETRNMYFNRDFRDGTSAQQSKRDEWAQGFMLNLQSGYTDGTVGFGVDALGMLGVKLDSSPDRTGTGLLPTHDDGRAADEYSKVGLTGKVKISATELKIGSLIPELPILKPNDGRILPQTFEGGLLTSKEIKNLTFTGGRLEKAKDRDSTDFEDIALNNKNSRFAGTAAGKHFDFGGVEYKFTDKITGSYHFAQLDEVYNQHFFGLVASRPMGPGTLATDLRFAVSDDQGAARGGEIDNRSLNGLVSYALSGHKFSAGYQHMSGDSAFPYVDGSDPYLVNFVQINDFAGAEERSWQARYDFDFAKLGIPGLSFMSRYLSGDNIKLKNGEEGKEWERNTEIKYVVQSGALKDVAVRLRNATYRSNYSARDADEVRLLVSYSVALW, encoded by the coding sequence ATGCCGTCCTTGCAGACCAAGGCTACAACGCCTGTTCGACCTTCCCGCTTCAGCCACGCTACCCTCGTCAGTGCCGCCGCCCTCGCCGGTTTTTCGCAGCTGAGTTTTGCCGACTTTATTGAAGACAGCAGCGCAACCTTCGAAACCCGCAACATGTATTTCAACCGCGACTTTCGCGATGGCACCAGTGCCCAGCAATCCAAGCGCGATGAATGGGCCCAGGGCTTCATGCTCAATCTGCAATCGGGTTACACCGACGGCACCGTGGGGTTCGGTGTCGATGCGTTGGGCATGCTCGGCGTGAAACTCGATTCAAGTCCCGATCGCACCGGCACCGGCCTGCTGCCGACCCACGACGACGGTCGCGCAGCGGATGAATATTCGAAAGTCGGCCTGACCGGCAAAGTGAAAATCTCCGCCACGGAACTGAAAATCGGCAGCCTGATTCCCGAACTGCCAATCCTTAAGCCCAACGACGGACGCATCCTGCCGCAGACCTTTGAAGGCGGACTGTTGACCTCCAAAGAAATCAAAAACCTGACCTTCACCGGCGGCCGCCTGGAGAAAGCCAAGGATCGCGACAGCACCGATTTCGAGGACATTGCCCTCAACAACAAGAACAGCCGTTTTGCCGGCACCGCTGCCGGCAAGCATTTCGATTTTGGCGGCGTGGAGTACAAGTTCACCGACAAGATCACCGGCAGTTATCACTTCGCCCAACTCGACGAAGTCTACAACCAACACTTCTTCGGACTGGTCGCCTCGCGGCCGATGGGCCCGGGCACTTTGGCCACCGACCTGCGTTTCGCCGTCAGTGACGATCAGGGCGCGGCCCGTGGCGGCGAGATCGACAACCGCTCGCTCAACGGTCTGGTCAGCTATGCCTTGAGCGGCCACAAGTTCAGCGCCGGTTATCAGCACATGTCCGGCGACAGCGCCTTTCCGTATGTCGATGGCAGCGACCCGTATCTGGTCAACTTCGTGCAGATCAACGACTTTGCCGGCGCCGAAGAACGTTCGTGGCAAGCACGCTACGACTTCGACTTCGCCAAGCTCGGCATCCCTGGCCTGAGCTTCATGAGCCGCTACTTGAGCGGTGACAACATCAAGCTCAAGAACGGCGAAGAAGGCAAAGAGTGGGAGCGCAACACCGAGATCAAATATGTAGTACAAAGCGGCGCTTTGAAGGACGTCGCCGTGCGCCTGCGTAATGCCACCTACCGCTCCAATTACTCCGCTCGCGATGCAGACGAAGTGCGTTTGCTGGTGAGCTACAGCGTTGCTCTTTGGTAA